In Geopsychrobacter electrodiphilus DSM 16401, a single window of DNA contains:
- a CDS encoding phosphatase PAP2 family protein: protein MRIFINRYLVVCLMLAALGLNATTAIAGGDYPTDELVSDVLTGVVPLTGLAVALFTGDTEGQKEWLRNTGVNQVLTSALRLGFNETYLGKRPNGNRYGFPSGHEAFVMSGATFLGQRYGWKWGVPAYLAAAYVARVRVVNNHHHVRDVVASAALAYSVALLTVTSEKASYLAPVIGPDFLGLRWQRSF, encoded by the coding sequence TGATGCTCGCGGCGCTCGGGTTGAACGCCACCACTGCAATCGCCGGAGGCGATTACCCGACCGACGAATTAGTGTCCGACGTCCTCACCGGCGTTGTTCCCCTCACCGGCCTGGCTGTTGCCCTGTTCACGGGCGATACCGAGGGCCAGAAGGAGTGGCTGCGCAACACCGGGGTGAATCAGGTCCTCACCTCTGCCCTGCGGCTAGGATTCAACGAGACCTACCTGGGTAAACGTCCAAACGGCAATAGATATGGGTTCCCTTCCGGTCACGAGGCTTTCGTGATGTCCGGTGCAACGTTCCTGGGCCAACGCTACGGCTGGAAGTGGGGCGTCCCCGCTTATCTGGCAGCCGCTTACGTCGCTCGCGTTCGAGTGGTCAACAACCATCATCACGTGCGCGATGTCGTTGCCAGCGCTGCACTGGCCTATAGCGTCGCCTTGCTCACAGTCACGTCAGAAAAGGCGTCCTATCTGGCGCCGGTGATCGGACCCGATTTCCTGGGGCTCCGTTGGCAGCGCTCTTTTTGA
- a CDS encoding fused DSP-PTPase phosphatase/NAD kinase-like protein gives MDLSVCLCRGRLLCLIAASLLLTGCSTTFVKAPDSCRSNLNSPISRFCQVKQNVLWRGAKPDTEGVIWLIEHGVRTIVNLELMHDDLSRVEQVELTTQKIFNIDYFRVKDWELLPVLASSVEDEHVVHFLAIASQKAYQPVYVHCRSGQNRTGVMVAAYQIIIEGNPDIDAVIEEMMTYQGFWSDVDAKYLRALALRRSDILRKISEMISRLEDPVQITCKDRKCTIGISRNPGESL, from the coding sequence ATGGATTTGAGTGTTTGTCTATGCAGAGGCCGTCTGCTTTGCTTAATAGCAGCTTCACTTCTCTTGACCGGTTGCAGTACCACCTTTGTAAAAGCGCCCGACTCATGCAGGAGCAATCTCAACTCTCCAATTTCAAGATTCTGCCAGGTGAAGCAGAATGTTCTGTGGCGCGGGGCTAAACCTGATACAGAAGGGGTCATCTGGCTCATCGAACATGGGGTCAGAACAATCGTCAATCTTGAGTTGATGCATGATGATCTTTCCCGGGTTGAGCAGGTCGAGCTTACAACTCAAAAGATCTTTAATATTGACTACTTCCGCGTTAAAGACTGGGAACTTCTCCCGGTTTTGGCCTCTTCAGTTGAAGATGAACACGTTGTCCATTTTCTCGCAATTGCGAGTCAGAAGGCGTACCAGCCCGTTTATGTCCATTGCCGTTCCGGCCAAAACCGGACGGGCGTCATGGTTGCGGCGTATCAAATAATTATTGAAGGCAATCCGGATATTGACGCGGTGATTGAGGAAATGATGACCTATCAGGGGTTCTGGTCTGACGTCGACGCTAAGTACCTGAGGGCTTTAGCACTGCGGCGAAGTGATATCCTCCGAAAAATCAGTGAAATGATTTCCCGACTGGAAGACCCCGTACAAATTACCTGCAAGGATAGAAAATGTACGATTGGTATCTCTCGGAATCCGGGGGAAAGTCTTTAG
- a CDS encoding CsbD family protein — MKNSRKDQAKGLFHQTKGSAEEIAGKISDNPQLEAEGAGEKVAGKIMEKIGQVEKVLDS; from the coding sequence ATGAAAAACAGTCGTAAAGATCAGGCCAAGGGTCTGTTTCACCAGACGAAGGGTTCGGCCGAGGAGATTGCCGGGAAAATAAGCGACAATCCACAACTGGAAGCTGAAGGCGCAGGAGAAAAGGTCGCTGGAAAAATTATGGAAAAGATCGGTCAGGTCGAAAAGGTTTTGGATTCTTAA
- a CDS encoding BON domain-containing protein — translation MKAKGKLAKKVIYALPVVMAALMLLTFSLPVQAASTDTNIESAARNSHVFTSYLKDDDIKVQSKDGAVTLTGSVATKLHKSMAGETVANLPEVKSVDNQLDVEGEVPAELSDAWLLTKVKTALLFHRSVSAVTEVDVKDGIVTLSGVADNQAQKELTTEYAKDIDGVKDVKNEMTVAKSSQEKQSLGDKIGEKIDDASITTMVKMTLLSHRSTSAFKTSVTTKDGVVTLSGKAGNQAEIDLTEKLSNDVDGVQSVQNNMTVK, via the coding sequence ATGAAAGCAAAAGGAAAACTGGCAAAGAAAGTTATCTATGCCCTACCCGTCGTTATGGCGGCGCTGATGCTGCTCACCTTCAGCCTGCCCGTGCAGGCGGCGAGCACCGACACCAACATCGAATCAGCGGCCAGGAATTCCCATGTGTTCACCAGCTACCTCAAGGACGATGATATCAAGGTCCAGTCCAAGGACGGCGCTGTCACCCTGACGGGGAGCGTCGCCACGAAACTGCATAAGTCCATGGCCGGAGAGACCGTTGCGAATCTGCCAGAGGTCAAAAGTGTCGACAACCAACTGGACGTCGAGGGGGAAGTTCCGGCTGAATTGTCCGACGCCTGGTTGCTGACCAAGGTGAAAACTGCCTTATTATTTCACCGCAGCGTGAGTGCCGTCACCGAGGTCGATGTTAAGGACGGTATCGTGACTCTGAGCGGTGTTGCCGACAACCAGGCCCAAAAAGAATTGACCACGGAATACGCCAAGGATATTGACGGCGTCAAAGACGTCAAGAATGAAATGACTGTGGCAAAATCCTCGCAAGAAAAGCAATCGCTCGGCGACAAGATCGGCGAAAAGATCGATGACGCTTCTATCACCACCATGGTCAAAATGACATTGCTCAGCCATCGCTCAACCAGTGCCTTCAAAACTTCGGTCACAACCAAGGATGGTGTGGTCACCTTATCTGGCAAGGCTGGCAACCAGGCCGAAATAGATTTGACCGAAAAACTGTCCAACGATGTCGATGGCGTGCAGTCGGTGCAGAACAACATG